DNA sequence from the Marinilongibacter aquaticus genome:
TTGCCGACTTCCTATTGGCACATCGACAAATGATTCGCGATAAAAAGATAATTCAAGAAAGAGATTGGGGACTATTTGAAAATTTCTGAAATGGGCTCGCCCATACAGCCGTTAGGCTCTTGAATTTTCAATAATTGAGCCAAAGTGGCTACAATGTCAGAAATATAAGTAGGGCGTACAGTTTCTCCTGCCGGAATGCCCCACCCATACCAAAGCAAAGGCACATGCGTATCGTAGGCCCACATTGTGCCGTGGGTTGTTCCTTTCGTACCGCCACTGAACCAACCCGGCTCCAAAAGCACCATAATCTCGCCACTGCGTTTCGGATTGTACAAGTTGGCCAACATTTTTTGGTAATACACCGGGATATTGTCCTGTCCGAAATCTTCCAAATTGATCACATTGTAAATGCCGTCTTGCATCATCAAATACGGCTTAACCACATCTTTGATCTGCTCTACCGTCACATTTTTCTCCAGCATCAACTCTCTGTTCAAATAAAGCTGGTAGTTCATGGCCTCCAATATCCACTCGCCTTCACCAAAATGAGTATTGAGCAAATCGCGAATAGGCTTTTTCAGTTCGTTCGACAAAAACAATCCCGCTGGAATATTGTGCTTCATCAAAAAAGCAGGCACATCGGCCACCGCATGATCCGCAGAAAGAAACACAGTATAATTGCCTTTCCCCACTTGAGCGTCCAACTCTTTCAGCATACGGGCAATTTCCAAATCCAAACGGATATATACGTCCTCAACTTCTTTCGATTCTGGACCGTAAGCATGGCCTACATAATCTGGAGAAGAAAAGCTGATTGCCAAGAAATCGGTAAACTTACCCTTACCCATTTTTTCCTTTTTCATTGCTTCTAGGGCAAAATCCAAAGTCACTGTATTTCCATACGGCGAACCCGCAATGCCGCTCAAATGTACCTCGTGCGGAAAAACAGTCGACACGCTGTTTTCATAAGGCTGCTCATCTTCTTCAGACTCGGTATACTGCTCGATAG
Encoded proteins:
- the pafA gene encoding alkaline phosphatase PafA: MKNLILLALSLITVGVYGQKKQQNTKPKLVVGIIVDQMRYEYLNRFYDKFGEDGFKRMMGEGFNCRNQHYHYASTVTGPGHAHVYSGSSPAVSGIVSNEWYEKLTGEREYVVSDNKQKTVGEGSERAGQMSPENLKVTTITDQLRLATQFGSKVIGVAIKDRGSILPAGHTGMAYWYDSSTGNFITSSYYADAVPNWVNDFNAKDLPQKYVEKPWDTYYPIEQYTESEEDEQPYENSVSTVFPHEVHLSGIAGSPYGNTVTLDFALEAMKKEKMGKGKFTDFLAISFSSPDYVGHAYGPESKEVEDVYIRLDLEIARMLKELDAQVGKGNYTVFLSADHAVADVPAFLMKHNIPAGLFLSNELKKPIRDLLNTHFGEGEWILEAMNYQLYLNRELMLEKNVTVEQIKDVVKPYLMMQDGIYNVINLEDFGQDNIPVYYQKMLANLYNPKRSGEIMVLLEPGWFSGGTKGTTHGTMWAYDTHVPLLWYGWGIPAGETVRPTYISDIVATLAQLLKIQEPNGCMGEPISEIFK